In the genome of Streptomyces sp. V2I9, one region contains:
- a CDS encoding C40 family peptidase translates to MSVRLLRAVCTTALAAALTVSPATAAPPEPGPVPSGESVPSDASEPGADESGADGSDAAEVDAGTALAAPEAPKSVVALLRELQTRYREAEEASETYNATAEKLKRRTAQLKKVDADLAKARAALETSRQDAGRLAREQYQGHTEFSAYLRLLLARDPQQALDRSHVVGRLAANRAATVDRLTGAARRADRLAAASRRALDQQKKLAARQKKERDAVNGRLREVEGLLSTLSEEQLAQLADLEQRGVDKAQRDLVASGALSSTRRSPTRQGGDAVAYAVRQIGKPYVWGAEGPDSFDCSGLTSQAWSAAGRTIPRTSQEQWKRLPRVPLSTLRPGDLVVYFPKATHVALYIGDGLVVQAPRPGTKVKVSPLASNPPLGAVRPDPDGTPLSAYTRPDLPEGARDGADTGYSADTAPGTP, encoded by the coding sequence GTGTCGGTCAGGCTCCTGCGCGCGGTCTGCACGACGGCGCTGGCCGCGGCACTCACGGTCTCCCCCGCCACCGCCGCTCCCCCCGAGCCCGGCCCCGTACCGTCCGGGGAGTCCGTACCGTCCGACGCCTCGGAGCCCGGCGCGGACGAGTCCGGCGCCGACGGGTCCGACGCGGCGGAGGTGGACGCCGGAACCGCCCTCGCCGCGCCCGAGGCTCCGAAGAGCGTCGTCGCCCTCCTGCGCGAGCTGCAGACCCGCTACCGGGAGGCGGAGGAGGCGAGCGAGACCTACAACGCCACCGCCGAGAAGCTGAAACGGCGAACCGCACAGCTGAAGAAGGTCGACGCGGACCTGGCGAAGGCGCGGGCGGCGCTGGAGACCAGCCGCCAGGACGCCGGGCGGCTGGCCCGCGAGCAGTACCAGGGGCATACCGAGTTCTCCGCGTACCTCCGGCTGCTGCTGGCCCGCGACCCCCAGCAGGCGCTGGACCGGAGCCACGTCGTGGGGCGGCTCGCCGCGAACCGCGCCGCGACGGTGGACCGGCTGACCGGCGCCGCCCGGCGGGCCGACCGGCTGGCCGCCGCCTCCCGCAGGGCCCTGGACCAGCAGAAGAAGCTGGCCGCACGGCAGAAGAAGGAGCGCGATGCCGTGAACGGCAGGCTGAGGGAGGTCGAGGGGCTGCTCTCCACGCTCTCCGAGGAACAGCTCGCCCAGCTCGCCGATCTCGAACAGCGCGGCGTGGACAAGGCCCAGCGCGACCTGGTGGCCTCCGGAGCCCTCTCCTCCACGCGGCGGTCCCCCACCCGGCAGGGCGGCGACGCCGTGGCGTACGCGGTCCGCCAGATCGGCAAGCCGTACGTGTGGGGAGCCGAGGGCCCCGATTCCTTCGACTGCTCCGGGCTGACCTCACAGGCGTGGTCGGCGGCCGGGCGGACGATCCCGCGCACCTCGCAGGAGCAGTGGAAGCGCCTGCCGAGGGTGCCCCTCTCCACGCTGCGCCCCGGCGACCTGGTCGTCTACTTCCCGAAGGCCACCCATGTGGCGCTGTACATCGGAGACGGCCTGGTGGTGCAGGCGCCCCGCCCCGGTACGAAGGTCAAGGTCTCGCCGCTGGCGTCGAACCCGCCGCTGGGGGCCGTGCGCCCCGACCCGGACGGCACCCCGCTGTCCGCGTACACGCGCCCGGACCTCCCCGAGGGCGCCCGCGACGGCGCGGACACCGGGTACAGCGCGGACACCGCACCCGGCACCCCGTAG
- a CDS encoding PQQ-binding-like beta-propeller repeat protein, producing the protein MEALRQDDPRRFGRFTALARFDERASAVRYVARDTATGETALVTAARPELAAVPVFSRRFRAEARTAERLAGGWVSPPLEAGDAPRTPGDGPEPLWTAARHVPALPLAEAVGIAGPLPEKAVRILGAGLAEILSRVHATGSVLQGLAPGTVLLAADGPRLTAFGPLGAAASARARPGGQLSVRLGYLTPEQIEGKEVSAASDLFVLGLLLAYAATGTTPFTEGPAEEATRRIAEDEPELDAVPEALRELIAGCLAKDPAARPTAGSVAADLALEGAAGLARGGWLPEPLAAAVADQEARVLALEVPEDGPAEKGDPEAASGAGEAEGGPAGDGTPQDAPEPATGRDGVLGPEDAVPVDAPAPAPVDVPAPAGAPEPSPGDGEVEEDRDTTRFLDTGPRPARHDRPTTQLALPPELTAHPAPTLAPAPTASGAAQHADHLATAPDAPQRHGHPDGGPAPYPAAALPAGSGGSGGSPMVSLPLPPAPAPAPDPGARRRTLLTIAAAAVGGLVVGGGAVAALGSGNTAVATDDKPAPEPRRTLPGQAPEPRWIYAHPASEAAPLATAVWRDRLLVVISESQASAVDLRTGKRLWQRADAAKGQVAAATGADLVFVASPTEFLWLAPEDGKVVHRVRYTEAFADLPGLAVGPLAGASGPVIWFTASHTVTVKAPKPKKGKKKGKDKQVVEAFFLAYDIVQRKELWRTPVPAGRAPGTPVYRVVAERSADLLVRQSAATLTPAEVKAAKGKGSIRSFDQKTGKPLWVKQYGAASLRAAVSGDEDGTLYAAVGTDLEAFETDTSKPLWRVEGSAGSVFGTPLTAGPLIHTAERSQLVGAVERESGRLVWRRSTEVPGIGNAPALTLSYSGKTLVAADAVQVTAFSAADGERLWKFQDIGSADPKGATVSAPYRVLAVGKIVVVQRDRSFYSFPVT; encoded by the coding sequence ATGGAGGCGCTGCGTCAGGACGATCCACGCCGCTTCGGCCGCTTCACCGCGCTGGCCCGCTTCGACGAACGCGCGAGCGCCGTACGGTACGTGGCCCGCGACACCGCGACCGGCGAGACGGCCCTCGTCACCGCAGCCCGCCCCGAACTGGCCGCCGTACCGGTCTTCAGCCGCCGTTTCCGGGCCGAGGCGCGCACCGCCGAACGCCTCGCCGGCGGCTGGGTGAGCCCGCCCCTGGAGGCCGGGGACGCGCCCCGGACGCCCGGTGACGGCCCGGAACCCCTGTGGACGGCGGCACGCCACGTACCCGCGCTGCCGCTGGCCGAGGCGGTCGGGATCGCCGGGCCGCTGCCCGAGAAGGCCGTACGGATCCTGGGCGCGGGCCTCGCCGAGATCCTCTCCCGTGTGCACGCCACCGGCTCCGTGCTCCAGGGGCTGGCCCCCGGCACGGTGCTGCTGGCCGCCGACGGCCCCCGGCTCACCGCGTTCGGCCCGCTGGGCGCGGCCGCGTCGGCCCGGGCCCGGCCCGGCGGCCAGCTGTCGGTGCGGCTGGGCTATCTGACGCCCGAGCAGATCGAGGGCAAGGAGGTCTCCGCCGCCTCCGACCTGTTCGTGCTGGGGCTGTTGCTGGCGTACGCGGCGACCGGGACGACCCCGTTCACGGAGGGTCCGGCCGAGGAGGCGACCCGCCGGATCGCGGAGGACGAGCCCGAACTCGACGCCGTACCGGAGGCGTTGCGCGAGCTGATCGCGGGCTGCCTGGCGAAGGACCCGGCCGCGCGGCCGACCGCCGGCTCGGTCGCCGCCGACCTGGCCCTGGAGGGCGCGGCCGGCCTGGCCCGCGGCGGCTGGCTCCCCGAGCCCCTCGCGGCGGCGGTCGCGGACCAGGAGGCGCGGGTGCTGGCCCTGGAGGTACCGGAGGACGGCCCCGCGGAGAAGGGCGACCCGGAGGCGGCGTCGGGGGCCGGGGAGGCGGAGGGCGGCCCCGCCGGGGACGGGACCCCGCAGGACGCCCCGGAGCCCGCGACCGGCCGGGACGGCGTCCTCGGGCCCGAGGACGCCGTCCCGGTGGACGCTCCCGCCCCGGCCCCCGTGGACGTCCCCGCCCCGGCGGGCGCCCCGGAGCCGTCGCCGGGGGACGGGGAGGTGGAGGAGGACCGGGACACCACCCGGTTCCTCGACACCGGGCCCCGCCCGGCCCGCCATGACCGGCCGACGACCCAGCTCGCGCTCCCCCCGGAGCTGACCGCTCACCCGGCCCCCACCCTCGCCCCGGCGCCCACCGCCTCCGGTGCCGCGCAGCACGCCGACCACCTCGCCACCGCACCGGACGCCCCGCAGCGGCACGGCCATCCGGACGGCGGACCCGCCCCCTACCCGGCCGCCGCCCTTCCCGCCGGGTCCGGCGGGTCCGGCGGGAGCCCGATGGTCTCCCTGCCGCTGCCGCCCGCCCCGGCCCCCGCGCCCGATCCCGGCGCACGTCGGCGGACCCTGCTGACGATCGCGGCGGCCGCGGTCGGCGGGCTGGTCGTGGGCGGCGGCGCGGTCGCCGCGCTCGGGTCCGGGAACACCGCCGTGGCGACCGACGACAAGCCCGCGCCGGAGCCCCGCCGTACGCTCCCCGGCCAGGCGCCCGAACCGCGCTGGATCTACGCGCACCCGGCCTCCGAGGCGGCCCCGCTCGCCACCGCCGTATGGCGGGACAGGCTCCTCGTGGTGATCAGCGAGAGCCAGGCCAGCGCGGTCGACCTGCGGACCGGGAAGCGGCTGTGGCAGCGCGCGGACGCCGCGAAGGGGCAGGTGGCGGCGGCGACCGGGGCGGACCTGGTCTTCGTGGCGAGCCCGACGGAGTTCCTGTGGCTGGCGCCGGAGGACGGCAAGGTCGTGCACCGCGTGCGGTACACGGAAGCCTTCGCCGACCTGCCGGGCCTCGCTGTCGGTCCCCTGGCCGGCGCCTCCGGGCCGGTCATCTGGTTCACCGCGTCGCACACGGTCACGGTGAAGGCCCCGAAGCCGAAGAAGGGCAAGAAGAAGGGGAAGGACAAGCAGGTCGTCGAGGCGTTCTTCCTCGCGTACGACATCGTGCAGCGCAAGGAGCTGTGGCGGACCCCCGTGCCGGCGGGCCGCGCGCCGGGCACCCCCGTCTACCGGGTGGTCGCGGAGCGCTCGGCCGACCTCCTCGTGCGGCAGAGCGCGGCGACTCTGACCCCGGCCGAGGTCAAGGCGGCCAAGGGCAAGGGTTCGATCCGCTCGTTCGACCAGAAGACCGGCAAGCCGCTGTGGGTCAAGCAGTACGGCGCGGCCTCCCTCCGGGCCGCCGTCTCGGGCGACGAGGACGGGACGCTGTACGCGGCGGTCGGCACGGATCTGGAGGCGTTCGAGACGGACACCTCGAAGCCGCTGTGGCGTGTCGAGGGCAGCGCGGGCTCGGTCTTCGGCACCCCGCTGACCGCCGGGCCCCTGATCCACACCGCCGAACGCAGCCAACTGGTCGGCGCGGTGGAACGCGAGAGCGGCCGCCTCGTGTGGCGTCGCTCCACGGAGGTGCCGGGCATCGGGAACGCCCCGGCGCTCACGCTGAGCTACAGCGGAAAGACCCTGGTCGCCGCGGACGCCGTCCAGGTCACGGCGTTCTCGGCGGCCGACGGGGAACGGCTGTGGAAGTTCCAGGACATCGGGTCCGCCGACCCGAAGGGGGCGACGGTGAGCGCGCCGTACCGGGTGCTCGCCGTGGGGAAGATCGTCGTCGTCCAGCGCGACCGGAGCTTCTACTCCTTCCCGGTGACCTGA
- a CDS encoding TetR/AcrR family transcriptional regulator, with amino-acid sequence MTSTAAVPPPRATYRRLSVEERRAQLLLAALGLFAHRAPDEVSLDEVAVAAGVSRPLVYRYFPGGRQQLYEAALGSAADELTQCFTEPPVGPPTERVARVLDRYLRFVDEHDTGFSALLRGGSVVETSRTTTIVDGVRRAAADEILRHLGRMAGTGEEPAGPRLRMMVRSWIAAVEAASLIWLDDGKRPAAAELRGWLVDHLIALLTATAATDPETATVVRDLLALERSDGPAGQLAERVIPVVVEAAHLLPAAPASD; translated from the coding sequence ATGACCTCCACCGCCGCAGTCCCGCCGCCCCGGGCGACGTACCGCAGGCTCAGCGTCGAGGAGCGCCGCGCCCAGCTGCTGCTCGCCGCACTCGGCCTCTTCGCCCACCGGGCGCCCGACGAGGTCTCGCTCGACGAGGTGGCGGTGGCGGCCGGGGTCTCCCGGCCGCTGGTCTACCGCTACTTCCCCGGCGGGCGCCAGCAGTTGTACGAGGCCGCGCTGGGCTCGGCGGCCGACGAGCTGACGCAGTGCTTCACCGAACCGCCGGTCGGCCCGCCGACCGAGCGGGTCGCGCGGGTCCTCGACCGCTATCTGCGCTTCGTCGACGAGCACGACACCGGGTTCAGCGCGCTGCTGCGCGGCGGCAGCGTGGTGGAGACGTCCCGGACGACGACGATCGTGGACGGGGTGCGCCGGGCGGCGGCCGACGAGATCCTGCGCCACCTCGGGCGGATGGCCGGAACCGGGGAGGAGCCCGCCGGGCCGAGGCTGCGGATGATGGTGCGCAGCTGGATCGCCGCCGTCGAGGCGGCGTCGCTGATCTGGCTGGACGACGGGAAGCGGCCGGCCGCGGCCGAGCTGCGCGGCTGGCTGGTCGACCACCTGATCGCCCTGCTCACCGCGACCGCGGCGACCGACCCGGAGACCGCGACGGTCGTACGCGACCTGCTGGCCCTGGAACGGTCCGACGGCCCGGCCGGACAGCTGGCGGAACGGGTGATTCCGGTCGTGGTGGAGGCGGCGCACCTGCTGCCCGCCGCCCCTGCGTCAGACTGA
- a CDS encoding diiron oxygenase has product MTPPVTAPDVTLLRDALGPLRDREQVALRLLESSAKHSFDPDTEIDWDSAVEEGKWFWPPELLSLYGTPMWDRMSEEQRLDLSRHEAAALTSLGIWFEIILMQLLVRHVYDKPATSNHVRYALTEIADECRHSMMFGRVIDWSGAPAYQVPRVYHNLARVLKTFSTTPGSFAATLLGEEILDWMQRLIFPDERVQTVVRGVTRIHVIEEARHVRYAREELRRQMVTAPRWERELTKLSCGEAARVFTVCFVNPQVYENVGLDRREAVAQVKASGHRAEIMQTGAKRLTDFFEDIGMLSGPSRRLWRASGLLA; this is encoded by the coding sequence ATGACGCCGCCCGTCACCGCTCCCGACGTCACCCTGCTCCGCGACGCGCTCGGCCCGCTCCGCGACCGCGAACAGGTCGCCCTGCGCCTGCTCGAATCCTCGGCCAAGCACTCCTTCGACCCCGACACCGAGATCGACTGGGACTCGGCTGTCGAGGAGGGCAAGTGGTTCTGGCCGCCGGAGCTGCTGTCGCTGTACGGGACCCCCATGTGGGACCGCATGTCCGAGGAGCAGCGCCTGGACCTCTCCCGCCACGAGGCCGCAGCGCTGACCTCACTGGGCATCTGGTTCGAGATCATCCTCATGCAACTGCTCGTCCGGCACGTCTACGACAAACCCGCCACCAGCAACCACGTCCGCTACGCGCTCACCGAGATAGCCGACGAGTGCCGGCACTCGATGATGTTCGGCCGCGTGATCGACTGGAGCGGCGCCCCGGCGTACCAGGTTCCGCGGGTCTACCACAATCTGGCGCGCGTCCTGAAGACCTTCTCCACCACCCCCGGTTCGTTCGCCGCGACCCTGCTCGGCGAGGAGATCCTCGACTGGATGCAGCGCCTGATCTTCCCGGACGAGCGGGTGCAGACAGTGGTGCGCGGGGTGACCCGCATCCACGTGATCGAGGAGGCACGGCACGTCCGGTACGCGCGGGAGGAGCTGCGCCGCCAGATGGTGACCGCCCCGCGCTGGGAGCGGGAGCTCACCAAACTCAGCTGCGGCGAGGCGGCCCGCGTCTTCACGGTCTGCTTCGTGAACCCGCAGGTGTACGAGAACGTCGGCCTGGACCGCCGCGAGGCCGTCGCCCAGGTGAAGGCCAGCGGCCACCGCGCCGAGATCATGCAGACCGGCGCGAAGCGGCTCACCGACTTCTTCGAGGACATCGGGATGCTGAGCGGGCCCAGCCGCCGGCTGTGGCGGGCCTCCGGCCTGCTGGCCTGA
- a CDS encoding ferritin-like domain-containing protein, producing MSTHDLYASPPAEPIWQVPATGAARFSWDYDDGRERLLALYQKGKDKQWDGAKRIDWSLEVDPTDPLGTPDEALTLYGTPHWAKMTEKDKGELRKHYTSWQFSQFLHGEQGAMVCAARIVESVPDLDAKFYSATQTMDEARHAEIYGRFLHEKIGMLYPVNDNLQGLLGDTLRDSRWDMPYLGMQVLIEGLALAAFGMIRDTTTEPLPKQILAYVMQDEARHVAFGRMALRDYYKQLSDAELREREEFVIEGCYLMRDRLSGVEVLENFGIGKQEAQDLSEHSEYLQLFRKLLFSRIVPCVKDIGLWGPRLQQAYVDMGVLELGDSNLDLLMSQDEEIAEALDRERFAAEEKARVAEVAEAIGEGAAEAA from the coding sequence GTGTCCACCCACGACCTGTACGCCAGCCCGCCCGCCGAACCGATCTGGCAGGTCCCCGCCACCGGGGCCGCCCGCTTCAGCTGGGACTACGACGACGGGCGCGAACGCCTGCTCGCCCTCTACCAGAAGGGCAAGGACAAGCAGTGGGACGGCGCCAAGCGGATCGACTGGTCGCTGGAGGTCGACCCCACCGACCCGCTCGGCACCCCCGACGAGGCGCTCACGCTGTACGGCACCCCGCACTGGGCGAAGATGACGGAGAAGGACAAGGGCGAGCTGCGCAAGCACTACACCTCCTGGCAGTTCAGCCAGTTCCTCCACGGCGAGCAGGGGGCGATGGTGTGCGCGGCGCGCATCGTGGAGTCCGTCCCCGACCTGGACGCCAAGTTCTACTCCGCCACCCAGACCATGGACGAGGCCCGGCACGCCGAGATCTACGGCCGCTTCCTGCACGAGAAGATCGGCATGCTCTACCCGGTCAACGACAACCTCCAGGGGCTGCTGGGCGACACCCTGCGCGACTCCCGCTGGGACATGCCCTACCTCGGGATGCAGGTCCTGATAGAGGGCCTGGCGCTGGCCGCCTTCGGGATGATCCGCGACACCACCACCGAGCCGCTGCCCAAACAGATCCTCGCGTACGTCATGCAGGACGAGGCCCGCCACGTCGCCTTCGGACGGATGGCGCTGCGCGACTACTACAAACAGCTGAGCGACGCCGAACTGCGGGAGCGCGAGGAGTTCGTCATCGAGGGCTGCTACCTGATGCGCGACCGGCTCAGCGGCGTCGAGGTCCTGGAGAACTTCGGCATCGGCAAGCAGGAGGCGCAGGACCTCTCGGAGCACTCCGAGTACCTCCAGCTCTTCCGCAAGCTCCTGTTCAGCCGGATCGTCCCGTGCGTCAAGGACATCGGCCTCTGGGGCCCGCGCCTCCAGCAGGCGTACGTCGACATGGGCGTCCTCGAACTCGGCGACTCCAACCTCGACCTGCTGATGTCCCAGGACGAGGAGATAGCCGAGGCGCTGGACCGCGAACGCTTCGCCGCCGAGGAGAAGGCCCGCGTGGCGGAGGTCGCGGAGGCGATCGGGGAGGGCGCGGCCGAGGCCGCCTGA
- a CDS encoding ADP-ribosylglycohydrolase family protein, translating to MTTNPPPATAAGRAAARRSLEALALGDAFGERWFPLFREPRQAANEIRGRRTPPELRWHWTDDTALARALDHSLDEHGHVDQDHLALCYALAFDADQARGYGHGMHLLLPRLLAAPADWRRLAPELFDGGSLGNGAAMRVAPLGARFHEDLDHVAAQAALSAEVTHAHPDGIAGAVAVAVAAALSARGEPALDAVADRTPAGPVRDGVRRAAATPFTTPPWQAADLLGNGQRIRADDTVPFALWTAARHPDDLEAALWATAEGLGDVDTTCAITGGVVGAATGTAGVPEEWLRRCEPLG from the coding sequence ATGACGACGAACCCGCCCCCAGCCACCGCCGCCGGACGTGCCGCGGCCCGTCGCAGCCTCGAAGCGCTCGCGCTGGGCGACGCGTTCGGGGAGCGCTGGTTCCCGCTCTTCCGCGAGCCCCGGCAGGCGGCGAACGAGATCCGGGGCCGCCGCACCCCGCCCGAGCTCCGCTGGCACTGGACCGACGACACGGCCCTGGCCCGTGCCCTCGACCACTCCCTCGACGAGCACGGCCACGTCGACCAGGACCACCTGGCGCTCTGCTACGCCCTCGCCTTCGACGCCGACCAGGCCCGCGGCTACGGCCACGGCATGCACCTCCTGCTGCCCCGGCTGCTCGCCGCCCCGGCCGACTGGCGGAGGCTGGCGCCCGAGCTGTTCGACGGCGGCAGCCTCGGCAACGGCGCGGCCATGCGGGTCGCACCGCTCGGCGCCCGGTTCCACGAGGACCTGGACCACGTCGCGGCGCAGGCCGCGCTGTCGGCGGAGGTCACCCACGCCCACCCGGACGGCATCGCGGGCGCGGTGGCCGTCGCGGTGGCGGCGGCGCTCTCGGCCCGCGGCGAACCGGCCCTGGACGCGGTCGCGGACCGTACGCCGGCGGGGCCGGTGCGGGACGGGGTCCGGCGCGCGGCGGCGACCCCGTTCACCACGCCGCCGTGGCAGGCCGCGGACCTGCTCGGCAACGGGCAGCGCATCCGGGCCGACGACACCGTGCCCTTCGCGCTGTGGACCGCGGCCCGCCACCCGGACGATCTGGAGGCGGCGCTCTGGGCGACCGCGGAGGGCCTCGGGGACGTGGACACCACGTGCGCCATCACGGGCGGTGTGGTCGGGGCGGCGACCGGGACGGCCGGCGTGCCGGAGGAATGGCTGCGCAGGTGCGAGCCGCTGGGGTGA